In a genomic window of Bradyrhizobium sp. LLZ17:
- a CDS encoding Tex family protein — protein sequence MANINQKIAQELGVRAEQVEATVTLLDGGATVPFIARYRKEATGALDDAQLRTLEERLVYLRELEDRRRAILESVREQGKLDAALEASILAADSKARLEDIYLPFKPKRRTKAEIAKEAGLEPLANQLMAEPTNDPKVVAATFVNAEKGVADAAAALDGARAILVERFDEDADLIGALREEVWTNARMVSKVREGKKTEGEKFADYFEFSEPLTKLPSHRILAMFRGEKEEILDLQIQAEAEAPPAGVPGAYELKIMKRFGIADLKRPGDRWLIDTVRWAWRTKIQVHLNIDLRMRLWNAAETEAVRVFASNLRDLLLAAPAGTRVTMGLDPGFRTGVKVAVIDATGKVVDTAVIYPHEPQRQWNESLAILGKLALKHRVELIAIGNGTASRETDKLAADLVKGLAELKMTKIVVSEAGASVYSASAFASQELPDLDVTLRGAVSIARRLQDPLAELVKIEPKAIGVGQYQHDLGQAKLAKSLDAVVEDCVNAVGVDVNTASAPLLARVSGVGSGLAQSIVQHRDANGPFKSRKALKEVPRLGPKAFEQCAGFLRILGGEDPLDASGVHPESYPVVRRILSATKSDIKALIGSTEIVRTLKPKDFVDETFGLPTVTDILRELEKPGRDPRPAFKAAVFMEGVEEIKHLKKGMILEGTVTNVAAFGAFVDIGVHQDGLVHISAMSRTYIKDPREVVKPGDIVKVKVLDFEVARKRISLTLRLDDEVGDKKDAPGMQRDNSRNTTRMTSSAPRKPESSGGGGALAEALRKAAEKNNGKRA from the coding sequence GTGGCGAATATCAACCAGAAAATTGCGCAGGAGCTCGGGGTTCGAGCGGAGCAGGTCGAGGCGACGGTGACGCTGCTCGACGGCGGCGCCACGGTTCCCTTCATCGCCCGCTATCGTAAGGAAGCAACCGGTGCGCTCGACGACGCGCAATTGCGCACGCTGGAGGAGCGTCTGGTCTACCTGCGCGAGCTCGAAGATCGCCGCAGGGCGATCCTCGAGTCGGTCCGCGAGCAGGGCAAGCTCGATGCCGCGCTCGAGGCCAGCATCCTCGCCGCCGACAGCAAGGCGCGCCTCGAAGACATCTATCTGCCGTTCAAGCCGAAGCGCCGCACCAAAGCCGAGATCGCCAAGGAAGCCGGCCTCGAGCCGCTCGCCAACCAGCTGATGGCAGAGCCCACCAACGATCCGAAGGTGGTGGCGGCGACCTTCGTCAACGCCGAGAAGGGCGTCGCGGACGCCGCGGCTGCGCTCGACGGCGCTCGCGCCATCCTGGTCGAGCGTTTTGACGAGGACGCCGACCTGATCGGCGCATTGCGCGAAGAGGTGTGGACCAATGCGCGCATGGTCTCCAAGGTGCGCGAGGGCAAGAAGACCGAGGGCGAAAAGTTCGCCGACTATTTTGAATTCTCGGAGCCGCTGACGAAACTGCCGTCGCACCGCATCCTCGCGATGTTCCGCGGCGAAAAGGAAGAGATCCTCGACCTCCAGATCCAGGCCGAGGCCGAAGCGCCGCCGGCCGGCGTGCCGGGCGCCTATGAGCTGAAGATCATGAAGCGGTTCGGCATTGCCGACCTCAAGCGGCCAGGCGATCGCTGGCTGATCGACACCGTGCGCTGGGCCTGGCGCACCAAGATCCAGGTGCATCTCAACATCGACCTGCGCATGCGGCTGTGGAACGCGGCGGAGACCGAGGCCGTGCGCGTGTTCGCCTCCAACTTGCGCGACCTCCTGCTGGCCGCGCCCGCCGGCACCCGCGTCACCATGGGCCTCGACCCCGGCTTCCGCACCGGCGTGAAGGTCGCCGTGATCGATGCCACCGGCAAGGTTGTCGACACCGCCGTGATCTATCCGCACGAGCCGCAGCGGCAGTGGAACGAGTCGCTTGCGATTCTCGGCAAGCTCGCGCTGAAGCATCGCGTCGAGCTGATTGCGATCGGCAACGGCACCGCCTCGCGCGAGACCGACAAGCTGGCAGCCGATCTCGTCAAGGGCCTGGCTGAGCTGAAGATGACCAAGATCGTGGTGTCGGAAGCCGGCGCGTCGGTCTATTCGGCCTCCGCCTTCGCGTCGCAGGAATTGCCCGATCTGGACGTCACCCTCCGCGGTGCGGTTTCGATCGCGCGTCGGCTCCAGGATCCGCTCGCCGAACTCGTCAAGATCGAGCCCAAGGCGATTGGCGTCGGCCAGTATCAGCACGACCTCGGTCAGGCCAAGCTCGCCAAGTCGCTCGATGCCGTGGTCGAGGATTGCGTCAACGCGGTCGGTGTCGACGTCAATACGGCGTCTGCGCCGCTGCTCGCCCGGGTGTCGGGCGTCGGCTCCGGCCTCGCGCAAAGCATCGTGCAGCATCGCGACGCCAACGGCCCGTTCAAGTCGCGCAAGGCGCTCAAGGAGGTGCCGCGACTGGGGCCGAAGGCGTTCGAGCAGTGCGCGGGCTTCCTGCGCATCCTCGGCGGCGAAGACCCGCTCGACGCCTCCGGCGTGCATCCGGAATCCTATCCGGTGGTGCGCCGTATCCTTAGCGCGACCAAGAGCGACATCAAGGCTCTGATCGGCAGCACCGAAATCGTGCGTACGCTGAAGCCCAAGGATTTCGTCGACGAGACGTTTGGTCTGCCGACCGTCACCGATATCCTGCGCGAACTCGAAAAGCCGGGCCGCGATCCGCGTCCGGCGTTCAAGGCCGCGGTGTTCATGGAGGGCGTCGAGGAGATCAAGCATCTCAAGAAGGGCATGATCCTCGAGGGCACCGTGACCAACGTCGCGGCGTTCGGCGCCTTCGTCGATATCGGCGTGCACCAGGATGGGCTCGTGCACATTTCGGCGATGTCCAGGACCTACATCAAGGATCCGCGCGAGGTGGTGAAGCCGGGCGATATCGTCAAGGTCAAGGTGCTCGACTTCGAGGTCGCGCGCAAGCGCATCTCGTTGACGCTGCGGCTTGACGATGAGGTCGGGGACAAAAAGGATGCACCCGGCATGCAGCGCGACAATTCGCGCAACACCACCCGCATGACCTCGTCGGCGCCGCGCAAGCCGGAATCCTCCGGCGGCGGTGGTGCACTCGCCGAGGCGTTGCGCAAGGCTGCCGAGAAGAACAACGGCAAGCGCGCGTGA
- a CDS encoding PaaI family thioesterase — translation MSTSQTTAIPFEELAEAVKGRRSDYGQFSGLRLDRFAPGEAWSSLPYRPVFVGDTETGVLHGGVVTAMLDESCGMAVQLALDGTRAIATLDLRIDYQKPATPGLDIKAHSVCYRTTRSIAFVRSTAYQESEDDPVATATGCFMVGANRTNMLADRGMDSRSFPTLEAPEDPDGPFANSPFARCLGIRVNDDGTLTMPFSPVIIGNPILPAIHGGMTGAFLETTAILGVRRELGIAALPKPIGLTVNYLRSGRALDSFANVSIVKQGRRIVAFEARAWQDDPDKPIASAFGHFMLRPTPGNHEE, via the coding sequence ATGTCAACGTCACAGACCACTGCGATTCCGTTCGAGGAACTCGCCGAGGCCGTCAAGGGCCGCCGTTCCGATTACGGCCAGTTCAGCGGCCTTCGGCTCGATCGGTTCGCGCCGGGCGAAGCCTGGTCGAGCCTGCCCTACCGCCCCGTCTTCGTCGGCGACACCGAGACCGGCGTGCTGCATGGCGGCGTCGTCACCGCGATGCTGGACGAGAGTTGCGGCATGGCGGTGCAGCTCGCACTGGACGGCACCCGCGCGATCGCCACGCTCGACCTGCGCATCGACTATCAGAAGCCGGCGACGCCCGGTCTCGACATCAAGGCGCATTCGGTTTGCTACCGCACCACCCGCTCGATCGCCTTCGTGCGCTCCACGGCGTATCAGGAGTCCGAGGACGATCCGGTCGCAACTGCCACCGGCTGCTTCATGGTCGGCGCCAACCGCACCAACATGCTCGCGGACCGCGGGATGGATTCGCGCAGCTTCCCGACGCTGGAGGCGCCGGAGGATCCGGACGGCCCGTTCGCCAACAGCCCGTTCGCGCGCTGCCTCGGCATTCGCGTCAACGACGACGGCACGCTGACCATGCCATTCTCGCCGGTGATCATCGGCAATCCGATCCTGCCCGCGATCCATGGCGGCATGACCGGAGCCTTCCTCGAGACCACGGCGATCCTCGGCGTGAGGCGCGAGCTCGGGATCGCGGCGTTGCCGAAGCCGATCGGGCTGACCGTCAATTACCTGCGCTCCGGCCGCGCCCTCGACAGCTTTGCCAATGTCTCGATCGTGAAACAGGGCCGGCGCATCGTCGCCTTCGAGGCGCGGGCCTGGCAAGACGATCCGGACAAGCCGATCGCCTCCGCCTTCGGTCATTTCATGCTGCGCCCGACGCCTGGAAACCACGAGGAATAG
- a CDS encoding response regulator transcription factor codes for MSEGNTPEIVLSLQIDDPALADRLATLLGNVAGLRLAAPGEQAAATVVARDPRSMPEDIALTQRELDVLALMAEGSSNKMIARQLNISVHTVKFHVGSLLDKLDATGRTDAVAHAARRGVIEL; via the coding sequence GTGAGCGAGGGCAACACGCCCGAGATCGTGCTGTCGCTGCAGATCGACGATCCCGCCCTCGCCGATCGGCTGGCCACGCTGCTCGGCAATGTCGCCGGGCTTCGCCTCGCCGCGCCCGGCGAACAAGCCGCCGCGACGGTGGTCGCCCGCGACCCCCGCAGCATGCCCGAAGACATCGCACTGACGCAGCGCGAGCTCGACGTACTGGCCCTGATGGCGGAAGGTTCATCCAACAAGATGATCGCGCGTCAGCTCAACATCTCGGTGCATACCGTGAAATTCCATGTCGGGTCACTGCTCGACAAGTTGGATGCCACCGGCCGCACCGATGCGGTGGCGCATGCCGCGCGCCGCGGCGTGATCGAGCTCTAG
- a CDS encoding response regulator transcription factor: MTGDHRRILVVEDDPETAGQLVEELTISGYDVDLAATGREALSHGAARDYAVITIDRMLPDIDGITVMRQLRDDGIAAPFLIISALGEVDDRVRGLRAGGDDYLVKPFSFVELLARLEALGRRSETIAKDTLLRVGDLAIDLIARNASRRGRKIPLLPREFQLLEYLVRNEGRVVSRAMLLQHVWDLHFDPSTNIIDVYVGRVRRKVDDAQAYPLIHTIRGIGYCIRAPG; the protein is encoded by the coding sequence ATGACCGGAGATCACCGCCGTATCCTGGTCGTTGAGGATGATCCGGAAACCGCAGGCCAGCTCGTCGAGGAGCTGACGATTTCGGGCTATGATGTCGATCTCGCCGCGACCGGCCGCGAGGCCCTGAGCCACGGCGCCGCGCGCGACTACGCCGTGATCACCATTGACCGAATGCTGCCCGATATCGACGGCATCACCGTGATGCGGCAATTGCGCGACGACGGTATCGCGGCTCCCTTCCTGATCATCTCCGCGCTGGGCGAGGTCGACGATCGCGTGCGCGGCTTGCGCGCCGGCGGCGATGACTACCTCGTCAAGCCGTTCTCCTTCGTCGAACTTCTTGCGCGTCTCGAGGCCCTCGGCCGCCGCAGTGAGACCATCGCCAAGGACACGCTTTTGCGGGTCGGCGATCTCGCTATCGACCTGATCGCACGCAATGCCAGCCGCCGCGGCCGTAAAATTCCGCTGCTGCCGCGCGAGTTTCAGTTGCTCGAATATCTCGTCCGCAACGAGGGCCGCGTCGTCTCCCGCGCGATGTTGCTCCAGCATGTCTGGGATCTGCATTTCGATCCCTCCACCAACATCATCGACGTTTATGTCGGGCGCGTCCGTCGCAAGGTCGACGATGCCCAGGCCTATCCGCTGATCCACACCATCCGCGGTATCGGATATTGCATCCGTGCTCCTGGCTAA
- a CDS encoding ring-opening amidohydrolase: MRTTSVGVIRIATKGPGDVSGLMAMIGSGAIDPASILAILGKTEGNGGVNDFTREYAVAALCTALAPGLGLSADEVEQRIAFVMSGGTEGVLSPHITVFTREEAEARPADIPGKRLSIGMAHTRDFLPEELGRFAQIAETANAVNAAMEDAGIADPADVHFVQIKCPLLTSDRVEAAAARGNKTVTTSSYSSMAYSRGASALGVAVALGEVAPGIHDEDVLRRYDLFSNVASTSSGIELMHNVVIVLGNSASSASKFEIGHAVMSDAIDSSAVMSALKSVGLGIAPQAKAGRELVNIFAKAEASPNGSVRGFRHTMLEDTDISSTRHARAAVGGLIAGLAGTGAVYVSGGAEHQGPAGGGPVAAIARLSN, translated from the coding sequence ATGCGTACCACATCGGTTGGCGTCATCAGGATCGCTACCAAGGGTCCCGGCGACGTCTCCGGGCTGATGGCCATGATCGGCTCCGGCGCGATTGACCCGGCGTCCATCCTGGCCATCCTCGGCAAGACCGAGGGCAATGGCGGTGTCAATGATTTTACCCGTGAGTACGCGGTCGCGGCGCTGTGCACAGCACTGGCGCCAGGGCTTGGCCTGTCGGCGGACGAGGTCGAGCAGCGCATCGCCTTTGTGATGTCCGGCGGCACCGAGGGCGTGCTCAGCCCGCATATCACGGTGTTCACGCGCGAAGAAGCCGAGGCACGGCCGGCAGACATCCCGGGCAAGCGCCTGAGCATCGGCATGGCGCATACAAGGGATTTCTTGCCCGAAGAGCTCGGACGCTTCGCGCAGATCGCAGAGACGGCCAACGCGGTCAACGCGGCCATGGAGGATGCCGGCATCGCCGATCCCGCCGACGTCCATTTCGTGCAGATCAAGTGCCCGCTGCTCACCAGCGATCGCGTCGAGGCCGCAGCGGCGCGCGGCAACAAGACGGTGACGACAAGCTCTTACAGCTCGATGGCTTATTCGCGCGGCGCCTCCGCGCTCGGGGTGGCGGTGGCGCTCGGCGAGGTCGCACCCGGTATCCACGACGAAGATGTGCTGCGGCGCTACGATCTGTTCTCGAACGTCGCCTCGACCTCGTCCGGGATCGAGCTGATGCATAATGTTGTCATCGTGCTCGGCAATTCAGCATCGTCCGCGAGCAAATTCGAGATCGGACACGCCGTGATGAGCGACGCCATCGACTCCTCAGCGGTGATGTCGGCGTTGAAGAGCGTCGGTCTCGGCATCGCGCCGCAGGCAAAAGCGGGCCGCGAACTCGTCAATATCTTTGCCAAGGCCGAAGCCTCGCCGAACGGCAGCGTGCGCGGCTTTCGCCACACCATGCTGGAGGATACCGATATCAGCTCGACACGCCACGCCCGTGCGGCCGTCGGCGGATTGATCGCCGGCCTCGCCGGCACGGGCGCGGTCTACGTCTCCGGCGGCGCCGAGCACCAGGGGCCCGCTGGCGGCGGGCCGGTTGCAGCGATCGCCAGGCTCTCGAATTGA
- a CDS encoding S1C family serine protease, protein MTAPTPLSSLSSALADVVARVAPSVVSVHSHRSRSTGFVWKPGLIVTADEALADEGEVQIVLADGSMAAATIVGRDHTTDIALLRADTSIAPVKLSTTVPALGTLSVVVATHRDAPSAALGMVSLSGKSWRSLRGGDIDARIELDVRLRPGQEGGLALDALGEAFGMAVLGPRRVLVIPTATIERVAPQLETRGHIARGYLGLGLQPVRLDDGVGAMVMNVDKTGPSAAAGIRQGDVIVAVNDQKLSGVRALSRTLGPASVGSVVDVAVRRGGEPASFKVTVGERPEA, encoded by the coding sequence ATGACCGCCCCCACCCCTCTGTCTTCGCTATCGTCCGCGCTCGCGGACGTCGTGGCGCGCGTAGCGCCGTCCGTTGTCTCCGTGCACTCGCATCGCTCCCGCTCAACCGGCTTCGTCTGGAAGCCCGGCCTGATCGTCACCGCCGACGAGGCGCTGGCCGACGAGGGCGAAGTCCAGATCGTCCTTGCCGACGGCAGCATGGCTGCGGCCACGATCGTCGGCCGCGACCACACCACCGACATCGCGCTGCTGCGCGCCGATACCAGCATCGCCCCGGTCAAGCTCTCGACAACGGTCCCTGCCCTCGGCACGTTGTCGGTCGTCGTCGCCACCCATCGCGACGCGCCGAGCGCGGCGCTCGGGATGGTATCGCTGTCCGGCAAAAGTTGGCGCAGCCTGCGCGGCGGCGACATCGATGCGCGGATCGAGCTCGACGTTCGCCTGCGTCCCGGCCAGGAGGGCGGCCTTGCACTCGATGCCTTGGGCGAGGCCTTCGGCATGGCCGTGCTCGGCCCAAGGCGCGTGCTCGTCATTCCGACAGCCACAATCGAGCGCGTCGCGCCCCAGCTCGAGACGCGCGGCCACATTGCTCGCGGATATCTCGGCCTCGGGCTCCAGCCGGTGCGGCTCGACGACGGCGTCGGCGCGATGGTGATGAATGTCGACAAGACCGGCCCATCCGCTGCGGCCGGCATCCGCCAGGGCGATGTCATCGTGGCGGTCAACGACCAGAAGCTCTCCGGCGTGCGCGCGCTGTCGCGCACGCTGGGACCCGCGAGCGTCGGTTCGGTGGTCGACGTCGCGGTGCGCCGCGGCGGCGAGCCGGCCAGCTTCAAGGTCACGGTCGGTGAGAGGCCGGAGGCGTGA
- a CDS encoding amidase: MTLPMSWNEWAQHDGVGLAARVRKGELTAKDLARQAAAGVAKVNPTLSGVVELFEDVIADPAKDGANLGGPFAGLPFLMKDLGPTMKGRLQEMGSLLMRGNRAAADTFLTGKLRQAGLNLIGRTTTPEFGVCSSADNPAVYVTRNPWNTDYTTCGSSAGSAAMVAAGVVPIAHATDGGGSIRIPAGVNGNIGLKVSRGVFSLAPHMSDLTGLVSIQGCQSRSVRDTAAFVDHARGPAPGEFMPFWTTAQPYSEMIKRDPGKLRIALSHTWGDYTATPHIAAELEKTGRFLEGLGHHVDYALPELDFRAAFAAQTTCYISNFAVVISNMLAARGLERPPEELVEPVNIRIWEAGRHTSFAERAKMQGVFNTTSRAFGGFFEQWDVILTPITALPTPKVGTKEYLTISDNPDVLDWFGNLWRNFAFTPLANLCGMPAISMPMASNEHGLPLGIQALAKQANDGLLLQLAAQIERALDGKWNGGKKPKVHVAHA; this comes from the coding sequence ATGACTTTGCCGATGAGCTGGAATGAATGGGCACAGCACGACGGCGTCGGACTGGCGGCGCGCGTCCGCAAGGGCGAGCTGACTGCGAAGGATTTGGCGCGCCAGGCCGCCGCCGGCGTCGCCAAGGTCAACCCAACCCTGTCGGGCGTGGTCGAGCTGTTCGAGGACGTGATTGCCGATCCGGCCAAGGACGGCGCCAATCTCGGCGGCCCGTTCGCGGGCCTGCCCTTCCTGATGAAGGACCTTGGCCCGACCATGAAGGGGCGGCTCCAGGAGATGGGCTCGCTCTTGATGCGCGGCAATCGCGCCGCCGCCGATACCTTCCTGACCGGAAAGTTACGCCAGGCCGGACTGAACCTGATCGGCCGCACCACCACGCCGGAGTTCGGCGTGTGCAGCTCCGCTGACAATCCGGCCGTCTATGTCACGCGCAATCCGTGGAACACCGATTATACCACCTGCGGCTCCTCGGCGGGCAGCGCCGCGATGGTCGCGGCTGGCGTGGTTCCGATCGCGCATGCGACCGACGGCGGCGGCTCGATCCGCATTCCTGCCGGCGTCAACGGCAATATCGGCCTCAAGGTCTCGCGCGGCGTGTTCTCACTTGCTCCGCACATGTCCGACCTCACGGGTCTGGTCTCGATCCAGGGCTGCCAGTCACGCTCGGTGCGCGACACCGCCGCGTTCGTCGACCACGCCCGCGGGCCCGCGCCCGGCGAGTTCATGCCGTTCTGGACCACCGCGCAGCCTTATTCCGAAATGATCAAGCGCGATCCGGGCAAGCTTCGCATCGCGCTGTCGCACACATGGGGCGATTACACCGCAACCCCGCACATCGCCGCCGAGCTCGAGAAGACCGGCCGCTTCCTCGAAGGACTCGGCCATCACGTCGACTATGCGCTGCCCGAGCTCGACTTCCGCGCCGCCTTCGCGGCGCAGACCACCTGTTACATCAGCAATTTTGCCGTGGTGATCTCTAACATGCTCGCCGCGCGCGGGCTGGAGCGGCCGCCCGAGGAGCTGGTCGAGCCGGTCAACATCCGGATCTGGGAGGCCGGCCGACATACGAGCTTCGCCGAGCGGGCGAAGATGCAAGGCGTGTTCAACACGACCTCGCGCGCCTTCGGCGGCTTCTTCGAGCAATGGGACGTCATCCTCACGCCGATCACCGCGCTGCCGACGCCGAAGGTCGGCACCAAGGAATATCTCACCATCTCAGACAATCCGGACGTGCTCGACTGGTTCGGCAATCTCTGGCGCAACTTCGCCTTCACGCCGCTCGCCAATCTCTGCGGCATGCCGGCGATCTCGATGCCGATGGCGAGCAACGAGCATGGCCTGCCGCTCGGCATTCAGGCGCTTGCGAAGCAGGCCAATGACGGCCTGCTTCTGCAACTCGCCGCCCAGATCGAGCGCGCGCTCGACGGCAAGTGGAACGGCGGCAAGAAGCCGAAGGTGCATGTCGCACACGCGTGA
- a CDS encoding 2-dehydro-3-deoxygalactonokinase, producing MTEPAYVAVDWGTSSFRLWLVDRTGRVLAERRSDEGMLAAAKAGFAGVLQSHLTAVEAPDHLPVLVCGMAGARTGWVEAGYVDTPAPLSAVLKQAARVPGQTRDIRILPGIAQRDANAPDVMRGEETQLVGTLGLGAAGEALVCMPGTHSKWVHVQDGTVAHFSTFMTGELFSVVSRETILSLAVAGADDAEDVASFKTAVIAAFNAPAFTANLLFGARSRQLLFGGTPAAARETLSGTLIGVELAAGLSGTVPKSGMTLIASGRLAMLYRHAFEALSVAVTSVDADEAVRRGLSMAAASIWTK from the coding sequence ATGACCGAACCCGCCTATGTCGCGGTGGACTGGGGCACCAGCAGTTTTCGCCTGTGGCTGGTTGATCGCACCGGCCGTGTACTGGCCGAGCGACGCAGTGATGAGGGCATGCTGGCGGCGGCCAAGGCCGGCTTTGCCGGCGTGCTGCAATCGCATCTTACTGCCGTCGAAGCGCCGGATCATCTGCCCGTACTCGTCTGCGGCATGGCCGGCGCCCGCACCGGCTGGGTCGAAGCCGGCTATGTCGATACGCCGGCGCCGCTCTCCGCCGTCCTCAAGCAGGCCGCGCGCGTGCCGGGTCAGACGCGCGATATCCGCATCCTGCCGGGTATTGCACAACGCGACGCGAACGCGCCGGACGTGATGCGCGGCGAGGAGACCCAATTGGTCGGCACGCTCGGTCTCGGTGCCGCAGGCGAGGCGCTGGTCTGCATGCCCGGGACCCATTCGAAATGGGTCCATGTGCAGGACGGCACGGTCGCGCATTTTTCCACCTTCATGACCGGCGAGCTCTTCAGTGTGGTCTCGCGCGAGACGATTCTGTCGCTGGCAGTGGCCGGGGCCGATGATGCCGAAGATGTCGCGAGCTTCAAGACGGCGGTGATCGCTGCATTCAACGCGCCTGCCTTCACAGCCAATCTCCTGTTCGGCGCGCGATCGCGCCAGCTTCTGTTCGGCGGCACGCCGGCCGCAGCGCGCGAGACGCTGTCGGGCACGTTGATCGGCGTCGAGCTGGCGGCCGGGCTCTCCGGCACCGTACCGAAATCCGGCATGACCTTGATTGCATCGGGGCGGCTCGCGATGCTGTACCGGCACGCTTTCGAGGCGCTGTCGGTCGCTGTGACGTCGGTCGATGCGGATGAAGCGGTCCGCCGTGGCCTGTCCATGGCGGCTGCGTCGATCTGGACCAAGTAG
- a CDS encoding sensor histidine kinase — protein sequence MLLAKTLLSSTFRLALIAIAAFGLIVAAIMAYVYLGTLAYVRSRVGDAGDHDGFTAMIELAMIAVAVLLVVLAGLAAVLVTRRTVGRIEEINAASRAIMLAGLDQRIPLRGSHDEWDRVAENLNEMLDRIETLMGEVKQVSDSVAHDLRTPLTRMRGRLEKAYHAPRDGEADAALIGDAIADLDAVLGMFASITRISEIETRARKSAFRALDLAEIAGEVVELYDAAAEQVAARLSLGGDHAVAITGDRDLLFDAIANLVDNAIKHGRAGGQVTVTCRSAGDGAMIAIADDGPGIATEERDHVFKRFYRLEQSRYTPGNGLGLSLVAAVARLHGAEIALHDNAPGLTVQLSFPPCLA from the coding sequence GTGCTCCTGGCTAAGACGCTTCTTTCGTCGACCTTCCGGCTGGCGCTGATCGCGATCGCCGCGTTCGGGCTGATCGTCGCGGCGATCATGGCCTATGTCTATCTCGGCACGCTCGCTTATGTGAGGAGCCGTGTCGGCGATGCCGGCGATCACGACGGTTTCACCGCCATGATCGAGCTTGCGATGATCGCGGTTGCCGTGCTGCTTGTGGTGCTGGCCGGCCTCGCGGCCGTGCTGGTGACGCGGCGCACCGTGGGACGGATCGAAGAGATCAATGCCGCCAGCCGCGCGATCATGCTTGCCGGCCTCGACCAGCGCATCCCCTTGCGCGGCAGCCACGACGAATGGGATCGCGTCGCCGAAAACCTCAACGAGATGCTCGATCGCATCGAGACGCTGATGGGTGAGGTCAAGCAGGTCAGCGATAGCGTCGCCCACGATTTGCGTACGCCGCTGACCCGCATGCGCGGCCGGCTGGAAAAAGCCTATCACGCTCCGCGCGATGGCGAGGCCGATGCGGCGCTGATCGGCGACGCCATCGCCGATCTCGACGCCGTGCTCGGCATGTTCGCCTCGATCACGCGGATCTCGGAGATCGAGACTCGCGCGCGCAAGAGCGCCTTTCGCGCGCTCGACCTTGCAGAGATCGCAGGTGAGGTCGTCGAGCTCTACGACGCCGCCGCCGAGCAGGTTGCCGCCCGTCTCAGCCTCGGCGGCGACCACGCGGTGGCGATCACCGGCGATCGCGACCTGCTGTTCGATGCCATTGCCAACCTGGTCGACAACGCGATCAAGCACGGCCGTGCGGGCGGACAGGTGACCGTCACCTGCCGCAGCGCCGGCGACGGCGCGATGATCGCAATCGCCGACGATGGTCCGGGCATTGCCACTGAGGAGCGGGATCACGTGTTCAAGCGCTTCTACCGGCTCGAACAGAGCCGCTACACCCCGGGCAACGGCCTGGGCCTCAGTCTGGTCGCGGCGGTTGCTCGCCTCCATGGCGCCGAGATCGCGCTGCATGACAATGCGCCGGGCCTGACGGTCCAGCTGAGCTTCCCGCCCTGCCTGGCCTAG